One segment of Xanthocytophaga agilis DNA contains the following:
- a CDS encoding GAF domain-containing protein — protein sequence MRTLLRNLSIGRRLLVIVYTSLFFFSVIAVVFWYTSAKSEQMSDRIDHLNTLKEEIAETKHLYNALRGHLGFAFIINTETEADRANQLKEWFKNHQALLKESTNRVKKHQNLSPELQELKLKFLAKVEDLSALSQNNFDKILNSTSSDSLKYQEVKEFLFSEYSTSFQNLINTTQTLEKDLEAESHTLILEIQSQENTAKWGIIIFIVIAGIILFLFSNLLIQSITRPINQAKSNLEQLSEGELPDVILNENKDEVSRMIGSLHQLVVNQKQLMDFTRQVAQNNFSVEASMYNGKGPIVQALLQMRNSLKESAQKEAQKNWHNEGLSKLSQLLRNKNMDHQTLHATLIQFVVKYVKANQGSIFHVVEEDKQLYLDVVATYAYERRKYLKKRLEWGEGLIGSACQERDIIYLTDIPENYVRISSGLGTANPTCLLIVPFLSEQGVEGALELASFQPLEPYQITFLQEACNAIAAELTILKTNQKIQQLLAQSQLQAEELRAQEEEMRQNMEELAATQEEMERKTREMEDTLSQFQHQ from the coding sequence ATGCGTACACTATTAAGAAACCTCTCTATTGGTAGGAGGCTTTTGGTAATTGTTTATACATCTCTCTTTTTTTTCTCTGTAATAGCAGTTGTTTTCTGGTATACTTCTGCTAAGAGCGAACAAATGAGTGACAGGATTGACCATCTTAATACCTTAAAGGAAGAAATTGCAGAAACAAAACATCTGTACAATGCACTACGGGGACATCTGGGATTTGCCTTTATCATTAACACAGAAACAGAAGCAGACAGAGCAAACCAATTAAAAGAATGGTTCAAAAATCATCAAGCTCTTCTGAAAGAGTCAACAAATCGTGTCAAAAAACATCAAAACCTTTCTCCTGAGCTTCAGGAACTCAAACTAAAATTCCTGGCTAAGGTTGAAGATCTTTCCGCTCTGAGCCAGAACAATTTTGATAAAATACTGAACAGCACATCATCTGATTCGCTAAAGTATCAGGAAGTTAAAGAGTTTTTGTTTAGCGAATACTCTACTTCATTCCAAAACCTTATAAACACTACACAAACTCTGGAAAAAGATCTTGAGGCAGAATCGCATACACTGATCCTGGAGATACAATCACAGGAGAATACAGCCAAATGGGGGATTATTATTTTCATAGTGATCGCGGGAATCATTCTCTTTCTTTTCTCAAATCTACTCATCCAATCTATTACCCGTCCTATTAATCAAGCTAAGTCAAATCTGGAACAATTATCTGAAGGAGAATTACCTGATGTAATACTCAATGAAAATAAAGATGAGGTATCCCGTATGATTGGGTCATTGCATCAACTGGTTGTTAATCAGAAACAACTTATGGACTTTACCCGCCAGGTAGCCCAGAACAACTTCTCTGTAGAAGCCTCCATGTACAATGGCAAAGGCCCTATTGTACAAGCTTTACTACAAATGCGTAACAGTCTGAAGGAATCTGCACAGAAAGAAGCCCAGAAGAACTGGCACAATGAGGGTTTATCCAAACTGAGTCAGTTGCTACGCAATAAAAATATGGATCACCAAACTTTACATGCAACACTGATCCAGTTTGTTGTCAAATATGTAAAAGCCAATCAAGGATCTATCTTTCATGTGGTAGAAGAAGATAAACAACTTTATCTGGATGTGGTAGCTACCTATGCCTATGAACGAAGAAAATACCTGAAAAAACGTCTGGAATGGGGAGAAGGATTGATTGGATCGGCTTGTCAGGAACGAGATATTATCTATCTGACCGATATCCCGGAAAACTATGTTCGGATCAGTAGCGGGTTAGGCACAGCCAATCCAACCTGTTTGCTCATTGTTCCCTTCTTATCTGAACAAGGTGTAGAAGGTGCTCTGGAGCTGGCCTCTTTCCAACCGTTGGAACCCTATCAGATAACCTTCTTACAGGAAGCTTGTAATGCCATAGCTGCCGAGTTGACTATTTTGAAAACCAATCAGAAGATTCAGCAGTTGCTGGCTCAGTCTCAGTTACAGGCAGAGGAGTTAAGAGCCCAGGAAGAGGAGATGCGTCAAAACATGGAAGAACTCGCTGCTACTCAGGAAGAGATGGAACGAAAAACCCGTGAAATGGAGGATACCCTGAGTCAATTCCAACACCAATAA